The nucleotide sequence CATGCCCTTTTCCATTCGCAATTGTTTGTATCATGAACTTAAAGTCAGGATTGGTATGCACTTCTTTAGCATTTTTGGCATCAACTAACATGCCTACATCGTGCCAATAAGCAGCTTCAAGGATTAACCAAGTATCTGTAGCACTTAATAAATCAACATCATCTCCCAAAATTCGTTCAATATTGACCAAAATTTGCTGAGAGTGTGAAGCATTGTGATTACTAAAATGTGGGTAAAAACCACCAATATTTTCTAATGCTTTTCCAACCAATTTTTGGTCAAATTCCCACTGTGCATATAGGATGGCTACGTTGGCGTCAGCTTCACATTTATTTTTTAGATGTTGGATTAGTCGGGTGCTCATAAATTTTAAATTTTTAGTAAGTTAGGCACTATATTAATCAATATTTAAACAATTTAATAAGCAGTTTTAGCTATGTGAATTTTTTATTGAATTATGGAATTAGAAGTAAAAAAACAGTGAGTGTTATCCCTTTGTAAAATTAGTGGAAAATTCAACCAATAAAATCCTATTTATGAAGCACTTAAATTTTATAAATGTATGATCAAGCCTCTTTTTTCTTATTTCCTTAAAAGGGTTTATATGAACATGCTTAAAACAATGATCGCGACTGCAATCGTAGCGACTTCTGCATCTGCAATGGCAACTGAAGTTCAAGTTGCGCCAGCAACTGTTGTAACCCAAACAACCCAAACAACCCAAACTGTTGCTAAAGAAACTGCTGCACCTGTACAAGCGAAAGTTGAAGCGACTCAAGCGACTGTTGCTGCAACTCAACAAGCGGCTGAAACTAAAGCTGAAGCAGTAAAAACAGAAGCGACGACTCAAGTAGAAACGGCTCAAGCTACAGCAGAACAACACATTGAAGCTGCGAAAACTGAAGCAGTAGAAACCAAAGACGCTGCTGCTGAAAAAGCAGAAGTAAAAGCTGAGAAAAAAGGCTGGTTCTCTTGGTTTAAAAAAGCAGCTTAAAATTTTTTAAGCATAAAAAAAAGATGTCATTCTGACATCTTTTTTTGTTTTGGATGATTTAATTTATTTTCAGAAATTAAAAGACTTAATCTTATTTAAACCTTTTGCGCCAACATGGTGGCAAAGTGCTGTTTAATCCGCTGGCCCTGCTCATCGACACGATACAGCTCACCGATATCTTCATTGTATTTCACGATATTCCAGCCCTCATAATACCCTCGCAACTCCCCCGGCTGAAAAGCAAATGGAAAATCGGCTTGTGCCGGAATATCTGGCGTATCCATGGCACAGACAATCAGGTTATAGCCACCCGGCACGGTCGCCTGCTGCATCTGTGCAATGAGCGGTGGAATGGTTTTCGCCTCAAGGAACATCATCACTACAGTACAGTAGATAAAGTCATATTGGCCTGCAATGCTGGTATCCGTGTTAAGGTCGCGGCGCTGTACCTGCATATGATCAATCTGCTCGGTCTGCACAATCTGTCTTAAAGTCTGCAAACTGTTTTCGTTAACATCCCAGGCATCGACATTAAAGCCGTTCTGACTCAAATAAAGCGCATTACGGCCTGTACCACAGCCGACGTCCAGCGCACAGCCACCTTTTAAATAGGGCATCGCTGCCAGCACTTCAGAATGGGTAGGATTTAACTGATATTTCTTGATGAAGTAATCCTCAGGCCGGCAGTAAAAACGTAGCTGACATTCAACATCTTCACTGGCAGAAACAATTTTGTGCCAGGCCTCAGGCTCAATAAATGGCGGCTGCTGCTCTGGTGTAAACACATGCTCGGATTGCACTGCGCCAGATTCTTCCAGCATGGCAAAATGCAGCTCACCTTTTAATACTGTCAGTTTCGCCCAGGTGCCGGCTTTGGTATTGTGCTGATTCTTAAAGCCCTGAGGAATACTCTGCTGGTTCCAGACTGGAAGTTCCTTATAACATATCAACTGTTGCATAATTTTTGCCCTCCATATCATCCATGCTCCGCCTGTTATTCTTTTGGCAGCGGTAATTAATTCAGCATAGCCTGTTCAAATCGGAATTGGAATCAGCACCTGTTCGCGCTGTGCCGATGCAACAGCAAGATCAATACCAGTTTTCTATCAAAATAAAAAAGCTGCCTCTCTTGAGACAGCTCGGTTATCTATCAACGAGGAATATGACGATTCGATTAATGCAGCAGTTCCGACTTTAGCCAGTTGATATATTTATCCTGATCCATAAAATCCGGTGCGCTCCCCAGATCCAGACTGAAATACTGCTGATTGAACTGAATCACAATCTGTTCGGTATAGTGCCAGTCCTCGATCAGCGTGAAATATTGATTCAAGAACAACCGGTTCTTGTCCCCGTTATTCATCCTTTGTAATTTTGGACATGTTTTATTTGCGACAAACTCACCGTACACCTGCTGAATATCAGCAAAAACCTGAATTGTTTGCATGACTCACCTGCTTAAATGTTATGTCGTGATCTGTGCGACCCTTTCAATTTAGCAAGTGAGTTTGAACAGCAGATGACAGTCCTATGGCAATCCTGTCATCTAAATCAGGCTACAACTTGTTTTCAACCGCTTTCTGGTTAGCGCTCGCAACTCGTTCCATCTGCTTATTGAGGAACAGCATTTCTTTATACAGCGCATTAAACTCTTGCACGGCTTTATCATCATAGAACATAAAGGTGTTATTTTTCTTTTGCCATTTATGCTTTTTCAGTACTGCAAATAAGGCATCAGCCTTGGCCAGAGTCTGTTTTTCAATTTCAAAAATGACATGTGCATTACTATTTTGCTGACTGTCTTTCAGGGTCAGGCTTAGTTGCTGGCGATAACGGTTTTTAATATCCAGTTGCTGCGCCTTGTCGATCAGCTCGGCATCACGCTGCTGGATTTTCTGCTGATAGCTATTCACAATTTGATGCACTTGCTTGAGCATCGCTTCAGTTTCTTTATAGCCTTGTGCCTGATCCTTGGCCAAGCGGTCGATATTCAGAAAATTCTGCCAGTTGGCGGCTTTTAAGTCGCGTAGATACTGATTTCGTTCCTCGGCACTGTCGCGCAATTGCCCCAACATAAATTCAGCCATGATGGCATAGTCACCATCCAGACGGTCATCCTCAAGTTCAATCTGAATTGGTTTAGACCAGTCCTGTGCCTGCTGCGCAATACTCTCGGTTTTTTCTTCAAGCACAGTTTCATATTCGAGCAGCTCGGCCTGATGTTTTTGCTGGACCGAATTCTGATAAAACAGCCCAATAAAAATTGCCAGTGTCACAGCGGCTACAATCATAAAAACACGCGACATGTATACGCTCCAGCTCTGTCAGTCAGATCTTGTTGATTTACATCCACTATGCTTATTTTTTAAACACAATTCAAGGCATTTGATTTTTCCAATAATACGTCTAGCTTAGACAGAAATTGCTCCTCTCACAAAGCTACCCTTTCCCAGAACACTATTTTGTCGATCTCATTGCATGTTAGCTTTGACAAGCTCGTTAAACAAAGTTATCTAGATCGACAGGCGCACATTATGGGGAATTAAACGGCAGGCTCAGATTCAGCCGGTTCGGATCGAATTGTTCCCGAACAATATTCACATTGGTGGCATCGTGGTTAATTCCAAAAGGTTGCAGCAATACATACACCCCATTTCTTGGGTCTGAAGACTGCAAGCCCTGTGCGATGGCCAATACATATTCACGGAACACCACAGGCAGACTATCCAGATCAGGGTCGGCAGGTGCACGCATCACATCAATATTCGCCACTACGTCACCATCCACGCTATAGGCCTGAATTTCACGTTCAATTTTCATCAGGCGCATTTGCAGGGCCTTACGCTGGCTGTTCTGCTCCTGATAAGGCAACATTTTTTCAGTCACGGCGCGCAGTTCCGGTTCCGCCATGACGGTCAGGGTCGGCAAGACGACGGAATCAGCAGCAGGCGCAGCATGGCTTAATATCGGTAGGCTAAAAGCAGTACAGGCCGTAAGAAAGCCGAGTTTAATTGGTGTTAGGAGATTCATCATTTTTACCCTCGTTTGGAAAAGGGAAAGCGTCAAAGCTAAATCTTACAAATAATGCCAGTGCCTATTGTTAAGTTTGATAAACGGTCAATGATGCATAAAAAGGCAGGAAACCTAGAAAAAGAACAAGTTGAAACAACTGAAAAATAGAAAAGAGTGCTGATCTGGCTTTGGTGTAGGCAAAAAAAATCCCCAAACCAAGTTTGAGGATTTTTTGAATATGGTGGCGAGACCCAGGATCGAACTGGGGACACACGGATTTTCAATCCGTTGCTCTACCTACTGAGCTATCACGCCGATGCGGTGTATTAAGCCGTATCTGGCCTCATTAGTCAATCAAAATTATGAAAAAAATAT is from Acinetobacter lwoffii and encodes:
- the tehB gene encoding SAM-dependent methyltransferase TehB, whose product is MQQLICYKELPVWNQQSIPQGFKNQHNTKAGTWAKLTVLKGELHFAMLEESGAVQSEHVFTPEQQPPFIEPEAWHKIVSASEDVECQLRFYCRPEDYFIKKYQLNPTHSEVLAAMPYLKGGCALDVGCGTGRNALYLSQNGFNVDAWDVNENSLQTLRQIVQTEQIDHMQVQRRDLNTDTSIAGQYDFIYCTVVMMFLEAKTIPPLIAQMQQATVPGGYNLIVCAMDTPDIPAQADFPFAFQPGELRGYYEGWNIVKYNEDIGELYRVDEQGQRIKQHFATMLAQKV